CGGCCCCTTTCCACGGAACACAATAGAAGCATCAGGAGATTTCCACCACGATGGGCCTTTTTCCCTACCATGCTCGCGCTTCCAAGTGAAGAATTGGACGCTCGATCTGGAGCGTAGGAGTTTTCCCTCACTCCCTGTAAGGAATCCGGTCAAGCAGCCTGCTAGAAAAAAGTTATAGACAACACAGGAGACGCGGCGGCGGAAATGCTCGCCTCTGGCTTTGACAGTCAGAATGCGCCTTTCGGGGTCGTAGGATGATGTGGGTTtatcctttctttctctgtaCAGAATTTCGTGCATGCTATCTGCACATGGCAAATTCCATGGTACGTGTACCCTCAAGCCATCCTCTTGGTCTCTTGGGAGATAGCGATGCAACAAATCAACTAGCTGTTGTTCATCGTCAGTAACCTGAACCTGGGCAGCGAATGACATGGCTGGCTGTTTGAGGTGTTAATTATGGTTTGAAGGCAAGAGATAGACTGGGAGCCATTGAATAGAAGACAAGAGCAAGCACCAAGCATCAGACATCACAGTTGCGTGgttcatggatgtcatatcAAACTATCTACACCAGCGAGCTCATAATCACTGCGCAAGATCAACATAAAACAGGACACAATATTTTTGATTCGGATTCCCCTTTCCTTTCTGCTTTTCTTGAGCATTTGGACACTGGGGATGGATTAAAGAGCTAATTAAAGAGGAAGAGTAAATAGGGCCAGTTTGGAAGAACGGAGAGCGCCGATGCGGGGATCGGATCCCCGCGATAAGCAACTGCATACTTAAATTCCTTAAAGGCCAAAGCTCCCCGTGTTCGATAAAGGAAGAAGCAATAACTGCCAATATGCTGTCAACCCTTCCTTCACCATCAAGCatatcctctctctccctgGAACAGCAGTTCCAAGTCCTCGACACCCTCTTTGAACCATCACCGGAGCTCCACGCCATCACAGGTCCTGTCCTGGCAACCCACTCATTCGCCTCATATGCTAGTCTTGCTGATGCTGTGCGAGGTCAATTGTCAGCGCTGTCTTTGTCACAGTTGCCTATGGACCAGCAAACACTCATGAAGATCTTAGGATCACATCCACGTCTGGGCAGACCACCGGCCAAAGCTACAGAGCATTTAAGCGAGTTGAGCAGGAAAGAACAGGCCAATTTGAACGCATCAGTCGCggaggaccagatggaacgTTTGAGTCTGTTGAATCATGAATATGAGGAGAAATTTCCTGGGTTGCGATTTGTGTAAGTCAAGGTCGATTCCCCCAGATTTGAGCATTCTAATGGCATCCCCATGCAGAACATTTGTCAATGGCCGAAATCGAGATGTAATCATGGAAGAAATGCGCCAGAGGATTGACCGTGGTGACAAGAGCCGCGAGATTGAGGAGAATATCCAGGTTAGTTGTTCGTGTTGCAGCGCTTCTCAGATGCTGATATCTGGACCCTAGGCCATGTGCGATATTGCCAAAGATCGAGCGAGAAAACTGCAGCAACCATCGAATATATGACATGTCCGATAAGAGTTGGATACACCAGGCTGTTATGGCGATCCTTTCGAGCACTCCGACCATAGAGTGGCATAGCTTCGCATTTTTGTCTCGGATCTGAGACAAGCGTATAATGGCTTCTTGAACCTATAATCCATCCCTCTtcagagtactctgtatagaTCATGAAATGTATTCGGTAGAGTAGAAGTAAACCGAACAAAAAAAACGCTTTGATGTCATCCATTTCCACTTCCGGCTGGTGCCGCTTTTTCCATCGCTCGCCGAAAATTTACTTCCTTTATTTGCTCCTGGGACGCACCACTGGCCATCGCTGACCTTTAATTTCCCTCCTTTTACTTAAGCGACACATCCTTCCACATGTGCAGCCTCCAGTGCCCTCCTCAGCATGGCCGAGGCTTCCACTGCTGGGCCGCGCGCTTCGTCGGTCCCCGCCATCGTCACCACCACCGGCTCTGCCAGTTCGTCCTCGCACATCACCAGGGATCCAAGTAACCAGAGTGGTAATAGCAAGCACCAGTCTGGTCCTGCGCGGACATCACAATCGTCTCCTATCGGTACGTTAATTCTAATGCGCCCTGTCACGGGGCGTGGAGGTTCGCCCGGGTCCGTCGGGAACTTCAAGGGATATCCCGGCCAGAGACCAATGATATACCGGGGGATACTGTCGTGCATTTAAACGAATGACCGGCTGACTGACTGGCGGCTTCGTTCCGGGCTTAGGTCCTACATCGCCGGATGTCGCATCGGGGTCGAGCAGTAATCAACAGCAAGATGCGCGAAGGAACCACCGAACCACGCAAAGTCTT
This region of Aspergillus chevalieri M1 DNA, chromosome 4, nearly complete sequence genomic DNA includes:
- a CDS encoding 2-oxo-4-hydroxy-4-carboxy-5-ureidoimidazoline decarboxylase (COG:S;~EggNog:ENOG410PQ41;~InterPro:IPR018020,IPR036778;~PFAM:PF09349), whose protein sequence is MLSTLPSPSSISSLSLEQQFQVLDTLFEPSPELHAITGPVLATHSFASYASLADAVRGQLSALSLSQLPMDQQTLMKILGSHPRLGRPPAKATEHLSELSRKEQANLNASVAEDQMERLSLLNHEYEEKFPGLRFVTFVNGRNRDVIMEEMRQRIDRGDKSREIEENIQAMCDIAKDRARKLQQPSNI